One region of Solea senegalensis isolate Sse05_10M linkage group LG14, IFAPA_SoseM_1, whole genome shotgun sequence genomic DNA includes:
- the LOC122781334 gene encoding dipeptidyl peptidase 9-like isoform X1, with product MHRVKRRKIADNTEDGVESIREAAVGMTGVDELSDSMEVVEMEDVNPIHFQVGKNTWDGLRKIIHNSRQNTGMFINKAPHDFQWIQRDESSSHSHRIYYLGMSYASRENALLYSDIPKKIRKDALLVLSWKQMLNHFQASPHSRGISLEEELLRERKRLGVSGITSYDYHRPSGLFLFQANSSLYYCHEIRNNITAPVSPIEIKSQSSGTRMDPKICPGDPDFISFINNNDIWVTSIKTGEERRLTFCHKGINNPKEDPKSAGIATFVTQEEFDRFTGYWWSPAASEESDGGKTLQILYEEVDETEVEIIHVPSPALEERKTDVYRYPRAGSKNPDITLKLAEIRMDNLGKIISTQEKELPVSFTSLFPGAEYITRAGWTKDGKYAWVVLMDRRQQHLQLVLLPPSLFVPAHQDEASRKKSLEDLGDMIQPFIIYQETSDIWINVHDIFYPFIQTSDDEITFITVNESKTGFCHLYKITSVLQQGSYHWAKGYTHSEDDFKCPVREEVTVTSGEWEVLANHGAKRSSSPQIWVDEATKLVYFQGTKDSPLEHHLYVVSYDSPGEIVRLTKPGFSHSCSVSQTFDMFISHYSSLSSSPCVHIFKLTGSDSDPLHKEPQFWASMMESSGFPFDHSPPEIFNFTGKSGFKLYGMLYKPHNLVAGKKHPTVVFVYGGPQVQLVNNSYKGVKYLRLNTLASLGYVVLVIDGRGSCQRGLRFEGAVKDKMGQVEIEDQVEGLQYVADKYKIVDLNRVAIHGWSYGGFLSLMGLIHKPDIFKVAIAGAPVTLWMAYDTGYTERYLDTPEKNQQGYQACSVALHVDKLPNEPNRLLILHGFLDENVHFFHTNFLVSQLIRAGKPYSLQVYPNERHSIRCPESGEHYEITLLHFLQENL from the exons ATGCACAGAGTAAAGAGGAGGAAAATCGCAGACAACACAGAGGACGGCGTGGAAAG CATCCGAGAAGCAGCAGTAGGTATGACAGGGGTGGACGAGCTGTCGGACAGCATGGAGGTGGTGGAGATGGAGGACGTGAACCCCATCCACTTCCAAGTGGGGAAAAACACATGGGATGGCCTTCGGAAGATCATTCACAACAGCCGCCAGAACACTGGCATGTTCATCAACAAGGCGCCACATGATTTCCAGTGGATCCAGAGGGATGAGTCCAGCTCACACTCTCATCGTATCTACTACCTTG GAATGTCGTACGCCAGCAGAGAAAATGCTTTACTCTACTCAGACATTCCGAAGAAGATCAGGAAAGATGCACTGCTGGTTTTGTCATGGAAACAGATGCTTAATCACTTTCAG GCCAGTCCACACAGCAGGGGCATCTCCCTGGAGGAGGAGCTACTGCGAGAGAGGAAGCGTTTGGGGGTTTCTGGTATTACCTCCTATGACTATCACCGACCCAGTGGCCTCTTCCTGTTCCAGGCTAACAGCAGTCTGTACTACTGCCATGAAATCAGAAACAACATT ACTGCTCCAGTCAGTCCCATAGAGATTAAAAGCCAAAGTTCCGGCACACGCATGGACCCCAAGATCTGCCCTGGGGACCCCGACTTTATTAGCTTCAtcaacaacaatgacatttgGGTGACCAGTATCAAGACAGGTGAAGAGAGGAGGCTCACTTTCTGTCACAAAG GTATCAATAACCCAAAAGAGGACCCCAAATCTGCTGGTATAGCCACGTTTGTTACACAGGAGGAGTTTGATCGCTTCACTGGATACTGGTGGTCACCAGCTGCTTCAGAAG AATCAGATGGAGGTAAGACTTTACAGATTTTATATGAGGAGGTGGACGAGACTGAAGTTGAGATCATCCATGTCCCGTCTCCGGCTCTGGAGGAACGTAAGACCGATGTCTACAGATACCCACGTGCAG gTAGCAAGAATCCCGATATTACTCTCAAACTAGCAGAAATCAGGATGGATAATCTCGGCAAA ataaTCAGCACGCAGGAAAAGGAGCTGCCTGTATCGTTCACCAGTCTTTTCCCTGGTGCTGAATATATCACCAGAGCTGGATGGACAAAAGATGGCAAATA TGCGTGGGTGGTTCTTATGGATCGACGACAGCAGCATCTCCAGTTGGttctcctccctccatcactcTTCGTCCCTGCACATCAGGATGAAGCCAGCAGAAAAAAGAGTCTGGAGGACCTGGGAGACATGATCCAACCATTCATCATCTACCAAGAGACCAGTGACATCTGGATTAAT GTCCATGACATCTTCTATCCTTTCATCCAAACCAGCGACGACGAGATCACCTTCATCACTGTGAACGAGTCGAAAACAGGCTTCTGCCACCTGTATAAGATTACGTCAGTGTTACAGCAGGGCAGTTATCACTGGGCTAAAGGCTACACACACTCTGAAG ATGACTTCAAGTGTCCAGTCAGAGAGGAAGTGACTGTAACCAGTGGGGAGTGGGAGGTGCTGGCCAATCACGGAGCAAAG CGTTCCTCTAGTCCTCAGATTTGGGTGGATGAGGCAACAAAGCTGGTTTATTTCCAGGGAACCAAAGACTCTCCTCTGGAACATCATCTGTACGTGGTGAGCTACGACTCTCCTGGTGAAATCGTCAGATTGACCAAACCTGGGTTCTCCCACAGCTGCTCCGTGAGCCAG ACATTTGACATGTTTATCAGCCATTACAGCAGCTTGTCCTCCTCACCCTGTGTCCACATCTTCAAGCTGACCGGCTCAGACAGTGACCCGCTACACAAAGAGCCGCAGTTCTGGGCGAGCATGATGGAGTCTTCTG GTTTTCCGTTCGACCACAGTCCTCCGGAGATTTTTAACTTCACGGGGAAGTCGGGCTTCAAGTTGTACGGCATGTTGTACAAACCACACAACCTGGTCGCTGGCAAGAAGCATCCCACTGTCGTCTTTGTCTATGGTGGTCCGCAG GTGCAGTTAGTGAATAACTCTTATAAAGGAGTGAAATATTTGCGGTTGAACACTCTGGCATCTCTGGGCTATGTGGTGCTTGTCATCGATGGACGAGGTTCGTGTCAGCGAGGACTCCGGTTTGAAGGAGCTGTAAAGGACAAAATG GGACAGGTGGAGATTGAAGACCAGGTGGAGGGTTTGCAGTATGTAGCTGACAAATACAAGATTGTGGACCTGAATCGTGTCGCCATCCACGGCTGGTCATACGGAGGCTTCCTCTCACTCATGGGCCTCATTCATAAACCCGACATCTTCAAG gTTGCCATTGCAGGAGCGCCGGTGACATTGTGGATGGCCTACGACACCGGCTACACGGAACGATATTTGGACACGCCTGAAAAAAACCAGCAGGGATACCAGGCTTGTTCTGTTGCCCTGCATGTTGACAAACTCCCAAATGA GCCCAACAGACTGCTGATCCTGCACGGATTTCTCGATGAAAATGTGCACTTTTTCCACACTAATTTCCTGGTGTCTCAACTCATTCGGGCAGGGAAACCATACAGCCTGCAG GTTTATCCCAACGAGCGACACAGCATTCGATGTCCAGAGTCTGGAGAACATTACGAGATTACGCTGCTGCACTTCCTCCAGGAAAACCTCTGA
- the LOC122781334 gene encoding dipeptidyl peptidase 9-like isoform X2 yields the protein MSYASRENALLYSDIPKKIRKDALLVLSWKQMLNHFQASPHSRGISLEEELLRERKRLGVSGITSYDYHRPSGLFLFQANSSLYYCHEIRNNITAPVSPIEIKSQSSGTRMDPKICPGDPDFISFINNNDIWVTSIKTGEERRLTFCHKGINNPKEDPKSAGIATFVTQEEFDRFTGYWWSPAASEESDGGKTLQILYEEVDETEVEIIHVPSPALEERKTDVYRYPRAGSKNPDITLKLAEIRMDNLGKIISTQEKELPVSFTSLFPGAEYITRAGWTKDGKYAWVVLMDRRQQHLQLVLLPPSLFVPAHQDEASRKKSLEDLGDMIQPFIIYQETSDIWINVHDIFYPFIQTSDDEITFITVNESKTGFCHLYKITSVLQQGSYHWAKGYTHSEDDFKCPVREEVTVTSGEWEVLANHGAKRSSSPQIWVDEATKLVYFQGTKDSPLEHHLYVVSYDSPGEIVRLTKPGFSHSCSVSQTFDMFISHYSSLSSSPCVHIFKLTGSDSDPLHKEPQFWASMMESSGFPFDHSPPEIFNFTGKSGFKLYGMLYKPHNLVAGKKHPTVVFVYGGPQVQLVNNSYKGVKYLRLNTLASLGYVVLVIDGRGSCQRGLRFEGAVKDKMGQVEIEDQVEGLQYVADKYKIVDLNRVAIHGWSYGGFLSLMGLIHKPDIFKVAIAGAPVTLWMAYDTGYTERYLDTPEKNQQGYQACSVALHVDKLPNEPNRLLILHGFLDENVHFFHTNFLVSQLIRAGKPYSLQVYPNERHSIRCPESGEHYEITLLHFLQENL from the exons ATGTCGTACGCCAGCAGAGAAAATGCTTTACTCTACTCAGACATTCCGAAGAAGATCAGGAAAGATGCACTGCTGGTTTTGTCATGGAAACAGATGCTTAATCACTTTCAG GCCAGTCCACACAGCAGGGGCATCTCCCTGGAGGAGGAGCTACTGCGAGAGAGGAAGCGTTTGGGGGTTTCTGGTATTACCTCCTATGACTATCACCGACCCAGTGGCCTCTTCCTGTTCCAGGCTAACAGCAGTCTGTACTACTGCCATGAAATCAGAAACAACATT ACTGCTCCAGTCAGTCCCATAGAGATTAAAAGCCAAAGTTCCGGCACACGCATGGACCCCAAGATCTGCCCTGGGGACCCCGACTTTATTAGCTTCAtcaacaacaatgacatttgGGTGACCAGTATCAAGACAGGTGAAGAGAGGAGGCTCACTTTCTGTCACAAAG GTATCAATAACCCAAAAGAGGACCCCAAATCTGCTGGTATAGCCACGTTTGTTACACAGGAGGAGTTTGATCGCTTCACTGGATACTGGTGGTCACCAGCTGCTTCAGAAG AATCAGATGGAGGTAAGACTTTACAGATTTTATATGAGGAGGTGGACGAGACTGAAGTTGAGATCATCCATGTCCCGTCTCCGGCTCTGGAGGAACGTAAGACCGATGTCTACAGATACCCACGTGCAG gTAGCAAGAATCCCGATATTACTCTCAAACTAGCAGAAATCAGGATGGATAATCTCGGCAAA ataaTCAGCACGCAGGAAAAGGAGCTGCCTGTATCGTTCACCAGTCTTTTCCCTGGTGCTGAATATATCACCAGAGCTGGATGGACAAAAGATGGCAAATA TGCGTGGGTGGTTCTTATGGATCGACGACAGCAGCATCTCCAGTTGGttctcctccctccatcactcTTCGTCCCTGCACATCAGGATGAAGCCAGCAGAAAAAAGAGTCTGGAGGACCTGGGAGACATGATCCAACCATTCATCATCTACCAAGAGACCAGTGACATCTGGATTAAT GTCCATGACATCTTCTATCCTTTCATCCAAACCAGCGACGACGAGATCACCTTCATCACTGTGAACGAGTCGAAAACAGGCTTCTGCCACCTGTATAAGATTACGTCAGTGTTACAGCAGGGCAGTTATCACTGGGCTAAAGGCTACACACACTCTGAAG ATGACTTCAAGTGTCCAGTCAGAGAGGAAGTGACTGTAACCAGTGGGGAGTGGGAGGTGCTGGCCAATCACGGAGCAAAG CGTTCCTCTAGTCCTCAGATTTGGGTGGATGAGGCAACAAAGCTGGTTTATTTCCAGGGAACCAAAGACTCTCCTCTGGAACATCATCTGTACGTGGTGAGCTACGACTCTCCTGGTGAAATCGTCAGATTGACCAAACCTGGGTTCTCCCACAGCTGCTCCGTGAGCCAG ACATTTGACATGTTTATCAGCCATTACAGCAGCTTGTCCTCCTCACCCTGTGTCCACATCTTCAAGCTGACCGGCTCAGACAGTGACCCGCTACACAAAGAGCCGCAGTTCTGGGCGAGCATGATGGAGTCTTCTG GTTTTCCGTTCGACCACAGTCCTCCGGAGATTTTTAACTTCACGGGGAAGTCGGGCTTCAAGTTGTACGGCATGTTGTACAAACCACACAACCTGGTCGCTGGCAAGAAGCATCCCACTGTCGTCTTTGTCTATGGTGGTCCGCAG GTGCAGTTAGTGAATAACTCTTATAAAGGAGTGAAATATTTGCGGTTGAACACTCTGGCATCTCTGGGCTATGTGGTGCTTGTCATCGATGGACGAGGTTCGTGTCAGCGAGGACTCCGGTTTGAAGGAGCTGTAAAGGACAAAATG GGACAGGTGGAGATTGAAGACCAGGTGGAGGGTTTGCAGTATGTAGCTGACAAATACAAGATTGTGGACCTGAATCGTGTCGCCATCCACGGCTGGTCATACGGAGGCTTCCTCTCACTCATGGGCCTCATTCATAAACCCGACATCTTCAAG gTTGCCATTGCAGGAGCGCCGGTGACATTGTGGATGGCCTACGACACCGGCTACACGGAACGATATTTGGACACGCCTGAAAAAAACCAGCAGGGATACCAGGCTTGTTCTGTTGCCCTGCATGTTGACAAACTCCCAAATGA GCCCAACAGACTGCTGATCCTGCACGGATTTCTCGATGAAAATGTGCACTTTTTCCACACTAATTTCCTGGTGTCTCAACTCATTCGGGCAGGGAAACCATACAGCCTGCAG GTTTATCCCAACGAGCGACACAGCATTCGATGTCCAGAGTCTGGAGAACATTACGAGATTACGCTGCTGCACTTCCTCCAGGAAAACCTCTGA
- the LOC122780408 gene encoding angiopoietin-related protein 4-like, which yields MRMPQLLVLLFTILVHAASGFPSGGKAVPGRDIYAAWDDVNVVAHGLLQLGQALKENVDKTKVQMREVNAKLRDFGGRVDELEKKQQQQEEDALQTRGARAEEREKMVAGLADQVRENVEGVKKQNKDINSRMDRLEEKVDEVLTAPNLDSNYSDHSGAPFIQKLLAAQNRRIDQLVEKIKQQQEKLEKQSLHLQTLQSKVKQKRVKSQRHREETALQGEMELIKEIQDLPKDCNDVFVRGQRTSGVYTIQPNNSPLFKVLCEITSEGGWTVIQKRHDGSQKFNQQWDSYKKGFGSIDGEFWLGLENIHSLSKQGQYVLQVELSDQAGERQTVRYQFRLDGEEKKFTVHLEQETSPGHQGEHVMSTGLPFSTADQDNDLAAGVNCAELLSGGWWFSSCGESNLNGRFPGESNVDQSQTMFWMSTRGQSSSLRTTLMKITPVTIKQ from the exons atgaggatGCCACAgctccttgtcctcctcttcaCCATTTTGGTGCACGCAGCTTCTGGTTTCCCCTCTGGTGGAAAAGCTGTGCCAGGCCGGGACATATATGCTGCCTGGGACGATGTTAATGTGGTGGCTCATGGCCTCCTGCAGCTGGGCCAGGCTCTGAAGGAGAACGTGGACAAGACCAAAGTCCAGATGAGAGAAGTCAACGCCAAGCTCAGAGACTTTGGTGGCAGAGTGGACGAACTGGAAaagaagcaacagcagcaagaAGAAGACGCTCTGCAGACCAGAGGTGCAAGAgcggaggagagggagaagatggTTGCAGGACTCGCTGACCAGGTGAGGGAGAACGTGGAGGGGGTAAAGAAGCAGAACAAGGACATCAACTCCAGAATGGACAGGCTGGAGGAGAAGGTGGATGAAGTCCTGACTGCGCCAAACCTGGACAGCAACTACAGCGATCACTCAGGAGCTCCATTTATCCAG AAGCTGCTGGCAGCTCAGAACAGACGCATCGACCAACTGGTGGAGAAAATCAAGCAGCAGCAAGAGAAGCTGGAGAAGCAGAGTCTGCACCTGCAAACACTGCAGAGCAAA GTGAAACAGAAGAGAGTGAaatcacaaagacacagagaggagacgGCGCTGCAGGGAGAAATGGAGCTCATCAAAGAAATACAAG ATTTGCCCAAAGACTGCAACGACGTGTTTGTGCGAGGACAGCGAACCAGCGGCGTCTACACAATCCAACCCAACAACAGCCCGCTGTTCAAAGTCCTCTGTGAAATCACTTCAG AAGGAGGATGGACTGTCATCCAGAAACGTCACGATGGATCCCAGAAGTTTAATCAGCAGTGGGACAGCTATAAGAAAGGCTTTGGCAGCATCGATG GTGAGTTCTGGCTGGGCCTGGAgaacattcactctctctccaaACAAGGCCAGTACGTCCTGCAGGTGGAGCTCTCTGATCAGGCGGGAGAGCGACAGACGGTGCGTTATCAGTTCCGTCTGGACGGAGAAGAGAAGAAGTTCACCGTCCACCTGGAGCAGGAGACGTCGCCTGGACATCAGGGGGAACATGTCATGTCCACTGGTCTTCCCTTCTCCACCGCTGACCAGGACAACGACCTCGCTGCAGGCGTCAACTGTGCTGAGCTGCTCTCAG GTGGATGGTGGTTCAGCAGCTGTGGGGAGTCAAATCTCAACGGCAGATTCCCTGGAGAGTCAAATGTGGACCAGAGTCAGACAATGTTCTGGATGTCGACAAGAGGACAGAGCAGCTCTCTGAGGACCACGCTGATGAAGATCACACCTGTCACCATAAAACAATAA